CTTTTCCCCATCATGCTTGTACTGTTCACCAGTCGCGCGTGTAACCTCTTGCTTCCTTCCCCGCCGCGCGCAACGCGATACAAACTAACACTAGTATCTTTGTAGGTGACTCCAACCCGAGAAAACGTGGGAAGTCATCCAAGTCCAAATCATCTGGTGCCATTTCCGAGACTGCCGGTCAGGCCCCAGTAGCCAACATGCCTCAAAATATTCCACCACCGCAAACCCCCCAGAACCAGAGCGCGCCGCTGCCTGGGGGTCAAGCCGCCGTCAATTACGCGCCCGCGCAGGCCTCGCCTCCGCCCAAGACGACACCAACAAAGACTACCTTGAAAGCTCTCCCTACAGTGAGAGATCATACCACCGACCAGCTGAACCCCGCCGGCGACGAGTACCTCCCGAGAGAAATCGACGAGTTTGGAGAGAAGAAGGTGATGCCCAATGGCCAGTTGTTGGGCGGCCGCGAATACAGATGCCGAACTTTCTTAGTTCCCAACCGTGGGGATAAGCTTTTCATGCTGGCGACTGAATGCGCGAGAGTTTTGGGATACCGAGATTCCTACCTTCTTTTCAACAAGAATAGGTCGCTCTTCAAGATCATTGCCAGCCAACCCGAGAAGGACGACCTCGTCAGTCAGGAGATTCTGCCATTCTCTTACAGATCACGACAAATTGCCATTGTCACGGCCCGATCCATGTTCCGCCAGTTTGGAAGTCGCGTCATTGTCAACGGTAGAAGAGTTCGGGATGATTACTGGGAGACAAAGGCCCGTAAACAAGGATTCACAGAGGCCGACCCCGCTGGCGAAAAGCGTCCTGGAGCAGCCAAGGCCAGGGAAGCCGCAGCCGAGGCGCAGAACCAGGTTCTGCTGGGTGGCCCTCACGGTGAGATCGTCTACAGCAACACACCCAGCCAATTCCCCGGCGCCCCTCAACCCCAAATCGTCCAACCAGGTATGCTTGGAGCGCCAACCGGAACCACGACCAGAATGCCCGTGATAACACTAGGATCAGAGCTCAGTGACAACCGCCCTCGCGACTATAGCGGAATTCTCAAGGGAGGTCCACGTCAGGAAATTACCGGCCCGGCTTACCAGGATCAAACTCGACCTGCTCAGATTGGAGAAGTTCATGCCCAGGCCCACCACGCTGCCGAGTACAACCGGTCTCTCAACCAGCAACGGGAGATGCGAGGCGACTACCTCCAGGGTATTTGGAGAAGGCCGCATGAGCAGCCCCAGTCGACGAATCTTGTCCAAAATGTTGCCACCAGCGAAGCCGCCGTTCCTGCTACCCGAGCAACACAATCGCCGCACACCACGGCGAGCAATATGCCGTCGCAGTCAGGCATTGTGCCCAACCAAAGTCCTCAAATGATGATGACAGCCCCGCCGTACTCTCAATCGATCCATGCGCAGAATCCCATCAGCCAGGCTCCAATGAGAGGCATGGCTCAGCCATCTGCCCAAAAGAACAATAAGCCGACGACTTTGCCTGCAGCCGGGAGTGCGAGCAGCATGCCTCAGGGTGCCCAGGGCTATCACTACCCAGGGACTGGTCAAATGTGGCCCCAGACGCAGCAGGCTCCTCAACAACATAACTACTCTGGATATACGACACAGGGCCAGCAGCCGCATCAGCAGTCGCCGGCTCCCCAACTGCGACATGCAACCAGCGGCGTGCAGCCGGGTATGCAATTTTCGGGAATGCCAGGCATGGGCCAGAGTTATGGTGCCGCCGGCCAAGGGATCTACCCGACAGACCAAACCCCGCGTCAGTATATGCCCCAGCCGAACCAGGGATCTCCGGCCGTGACACAGGCCTGGTCCAACCAGCAAACGCCAGCCCAATGGTGGTCGAACCAACCTCAATGAGGACCGGAGAAGAGAGTCGAAACACGATGACCCCGTTCAAGTTGCAATTTCGCTTCTACAACAAACAGCGTTGTGCCAACTACACTTTTTTGTCCCTTTGATATATATAGGCGGCGGTAACTCCCTGGCTTTCGCCGGTTTGGCAGCCTTGCTGCCCTTCTGAAGGATACCCAAGCATACAGTTCGGTGGAGGCTATGTGCTTTTGGGCTGCGGACCTGTCAGTCTTCGTACAGCATTTTGGCCGAGAAGGATGGATAGAGGAGTAGTGGGGAACTAGGAACACAGGGGCTCAGCTCCTTGGCGGAGGGAATGGTCTTTTCACTGTAACGCGCCTCTATTCGTGGTTTAGTCAAAGTTTCTGGCATCTTAGGGAGGATGCATTGTTTCTTTTCTGTTGATCATTGTTGGATTCGATTCTCTCAGACTCATCATCACCCACGAACACCTTTTTTTCTGTTTCGACTGTTTTTGATTTCTTTCGCCGTTGGCACACGGGCACCTCGGACTTCAGTTTGATACCATCGCCGTCCTCCGTCACCGATTCGCTTCGCTTCACGAGCTGTTTTAGTTAGTCCTTCTCATCCTCTCGAATACACGATACCACACGAATACCACGTCCACGCG
The Colletotrichum lupini chromosome 6, complete sequence DNA segment above includes these coding regions:
- a CDS encoding chromatin remodeling complex subunit, giving the protein MYSTQPNGADSATINPAALNSPDLLNASTRGIKRSRSPDYFQGNPSSGIAGDSNPRKRGKSSKSKSSGAISETAGQAPVANMPQNIPPPQTPQNQSAPLPGGQAAVNYAPAQASPPPKTTPTKTTLKALPTVRDHTTDQLNPAGDEYLPREIDEFGEKKVMPNGQLLGGREYRCRTFLVPNRGDKLFMLATECARVLGYRDSYLLFNKNRSLFKIIASQPEKDDLVSQEILPFSYRSRQIAIVTARSMFRQFGSRVIVNGRRVRDDYWETKARKQGFTEADPAGEKRPGAAKAREAAAEAQNQVLLGGPHGEIVYSNTPSQFPGAPQPQIVQPGMLGAPTGTTTRMPVITLGSELSDNRPRDYSGILKGGPRQEITGPAYQDQTRPAQIGEVHAQAHHAAEYNRSLNQQREMRGDYLQGIWRRPHEQPQSTNLVQNVATSEAAVPATRATQSPHTTASNMPSQSGIVPNQSPQMMMTAPPYSQSIHAQNPISQAPMRGMAQPSAQKNNKPTTLPAAGSASSMPQGAQGYHYPGTGQMWPQTQQAPQQHNYSGYTTQGQQPHQQSPAPQLRHATSGVQPGMQFSGMPGMGQSYGAAGQGIYPTDQTPRQYMPQPNQGSPAVTQAWSNQQTPAQWWSNQPQ